The window tgagagagaaaaacattaaaagtgCCTCCTACAAAGCTGTTAGTGGGTGACGATGGGGGGCGGCGGGGGGGAGGACAATAGGGTGAGGCAAGATCCAGAGGCAAGTGGGGTTGTGTTTAACAAAGTGCATGGAAATTTCCAAAAAACCTTGAGCTCTGATAATATTCACAAATGTTTAACCATCCGTGCGTCGTCGGCGCATCCTTTATAAGAAGCACCCTGATATAGACAGAAGTCCTAATTAAGAGTAACAACCATATTCATAATATAGAAAACTTAAATAGATCACTGTTCATAATTTGATGAAGTGAACAGTTGCAACgccacgccccccccccccccccccccagcttcCTGCACTGAAACAAGTGCATGCAGCAAACTGCAGTTCatattaatattcatttttatctCTTTCAATCATTTCCCATTGCCTTAATGTGCACGGCCTCCGGGTCTTTGTACATCCTAGCGAGGGGTAGAAGAGCCAGAGAATAACCCTCCAAGTCAGGGAGACATCCAGCTCCCGTGTGTCATGGTAACTCCACAAACAAAAGGTTTTCACTGACAGATGTGTTTCACGAtgtgttgtatgttttatttcccGGTGCACCTCTCGCTCCTCTTACGCGCTCATCTCAGCAAATAGAGATatttatattacaaaaataacggCTGCTGACATTGCTGGCTACTCTGAAAAAAGGCACTTGATTGAAATATCTGAGAACAGCCTCTCCTCCATAATGATTTGGGCGGCACTGTTAAATCTGTAGtagattttatttcatatcatGCTGCTTTTTCCAGATAGGCTTTCTTCTACTATTGGTTTTGGGTGGATGTGTTTAAGTGATCATGTTTGTGGTTCATCCTTTTCCATGGGCTAGAGATGTTAAAACCGATACGATTTTTCCAGCACTTCGAGGTAATCAGGCTTGGTTTGAAGTTTGGCCCTTAACTCCAGGTAATCGCTTTGGGACGGGTCAGGATAGCAGCCTTTCCCTGCCGTGAAAAGCAATGTTTCCTTCAGCCGAGCATCCTGTTGCAAATCCGGGTACTGCATGCCGGGTGGGTGTGCATGCGCCACGTGCATGTCCTTTAGTTTGGGAGCCGTCCCATACAGACAGTCAACAAAACCCACCGTTGGTGTGGGTCTCTGACTGTCAATGACAGTTGGGCAGAGCCCGCCGTTCTCATGAAGCCCTGCCAGGTCGGCCGTGGTGTGGTTGACTGCGACGATGGTGTTGAGCTGAGAGTTGGAGACAGCCAGGCTCCACTCTCGCTCTTTCTCTAACAAGGTTCtatagttgttgctgctgctgctaccgCTGCTGCCATTGTCTTTCTTGGCTGAAAAATGACTTCTGTCTTCTGCTGTCGCTGCTATCTCCCCCTCTCGGGGCTTATAGATGGGGTTGTTACACATTTGAGTCACAGGGTGGGGGATGTAATCATAAACGTGGCCATGGGAATGTGTGTGACTGGGGTGAGTGTGTGTAGGCAAGCTGGGAGTTGGCTTCTCCAGTGTGCTAGTGTTGCCCACGCTACTCTGCCTTGGTGCATCCTCAAAAATTCTGCACTGCATCTGGATCCCTGTCAGATCCACCTCTGATCGCTTCCTGAAGGGCATTTTCTTCCTCCGGCGAAGAACAAAGGCGAACAGCCCAGCTGCCACAAACACGGCAGAGATGAAGAGTATGAGCAGGCTGAGGATGAGGACAGACAGCGGCACTGCATCTCTTCCACCTGCCTTCCCCATACCGGCACTCCCTGTGGTGAGGTCATGCCCTCCAGGTTGAGCTGGCAAGGGGCCTGAGGAATACTTAAGTTCAGGACAGAGGACTTCCACTTCCAGTGAACGCAAATCCTTCCCAACAGCAAACTCTGGCGTCTTACAGATGACATCTCCAACCACAATGACAGAGGAGAGCTTTTCCAGCCATTGTTTGAGGGGGATGATATCGCAGGAGCACTCCCAGGGGTTCTGATGAAGATCAATCTGGACAATGGAAGTCAGATGCTCCAGGACTCCACGCACGGGCAGAGAAAGGAAGTAATTGTTGCGGAGGTTGAGGCGCGCAAGGTTGGTGCCGGCAAACACGTCATCAGGGAGCGAGCGAAGCAGGTTGTCATTGAGAAAAACCAGCTGCAGATTAGGCATGAGGGAGAAGGAGTTGGCCTGTATTTCACGTATGACATTATACTCAAAGTAGAGATAACTCAACATCTGAAGTCCTCTAAACATCCCAGGGGTGAGCCTCTCAATGTCATTCCCATTCAGATATAAGCTTTTTAAGTTTGGCAGGTTGATAAAAGCACCCTCCTGCACATAGGATATCCGATTGTTACCTAAATGCAATAAATCCAAACTTGAGAAGTTCCAGAAATCAGAACGGTAGATTTTCTGTATTAGGTTCCCACTGAGGTATAATTTCTTAGCATTGAGAGGCCGCGGCAACAAGTCTGAGATGTTGTGAAAGCCTTTCTCCTTACAGTTGACCGTTAGGCCCAAGTCATTGATGTGAAGGTTGCAAAGACATCCCACAGGAcaaatgatcggtatcggaggTCTTGTCTGATAGCCTGCAACGGGGGGCTGGTTGATGCCTGGGTAAATGCTACGAGGGGTGGGGGGATTTCTTGTGGGCCGAGGTCGTTTTGTGGGCTTCATGGCAGAAGACGCTGTGTTGTGAAAGGAAGAGAGCATGGAGGAAGGTTTGGTTGGCCACGTGTTCTCGTTGCTGAATGGGATGCGAGGAATTCCCAGCTTGGCCTCGATCTCCGAATCGGAGAGCAACGGACAAAGCTCGCTGCGCTTGATTTCCCGTAAGTCTTTCCCATGTAAATGGAAGGGGTACTCACATGTGATCTCGCCCACCAGAGCGGTGTAGGGGATCCTCTCCAGCCATGTCTTAAGCTGGACAatttcacacacacagttcCAAGGGTTCTCCTCCAGCTGAATTTCCATCAAGCTCCGCCCAACATACTCCAACGTCCCCTTATACGGCAACGTCTTTAGTCTGTTCCCCCGCAGGTCCAAATGTGTGAGTGAAACAGACCGGAAGAGATAATTTGGGAGCACAGGGATCAGATTGTCATTCAGTATAAGCACTCTCAATTTGTGCAGGTGCCTGAATGCACCACTTTCAATCCTTTTAATGACATTGTAGTCTGCTTGGAGATACTCTAAACTCTCCAGCCCGAGAAACGTGTCATTCCGGAAAATCTCTAGTTTGTTCTCATGTAGGAAAAGCCGTTTGAGTATTCCTAAACCGTTGAATGCTCCAGCATGGATATCTTGCAAGGCATTATTACCTAGATTAATAGATATGGCATTGTTGAGATGGAGGAAGCTGTTAAAGTAGAGCTTCCTCATGGAGTTTCGCTGAAGGTTGAGTTTGAACGGCCGGCTCCATATTTGAGCAATCTGGCTCACATTTGTAAATCCTTTACTGTCACAGTGCACGTGGAAGATGCCCTCTTTGACCTCACAGTAGCAGGGCTCGAAGCACGGCTCATCAATCTCCTCCGAGTCCTCTAGTAGCGGGATTGGGGTGGTCCATCCTAAGGCTATGGTGCTCAGCAAGGTAACCCACAACATCCTCACTGACACCAAGTAGGTGAAGTCTGGGCTCCAGGAAGAGAGCCACTTCACAGCACTGCAACAGAGGGAAAGAGGGAGAGTGAAAAGGGGAAGGGAGGAATAACACAAACAGGTAAGCACACACTCACGCTCACAAAGTGAAGTTCAAGGTGAGAGACTTATCGCCAGAGCGGGGGGGCACATTAGTGTCGGTGGAATGGAAAAGCGCTTTGAAAGCAACACCGCTGAATAATACAATAACACAGGAGACTACTTTAGATGTTGCTGGTTGTTTCAAACAAAATAGGCCTGCTACTCTTGGACGGTGATGCGATATCCATGCGAGAGAAATCTCTTGTTGAGTTAATGCCACCAAACAGACCAGTGTCATTTATTATACAGCAGATATGCTGCTAAGGTCGCAATAAATCACCTCAGATGCTCATCGCTATGAATAAACAATGGCAACAGCAGGTGGATGAGGTTAGAGCGGCAAGAGGAGACACCGTCCCTCTGGTGTATTTATTACATAACGGGGGCCTCAATCACCTTCTTAAGTAATGAAAGagcagtggagaaaaaaaaagctgcaatggaGATATTTAGGAATAAATGTGAATCTAAATAATCATGCATGGTGTTGATGAGGTGATATGATAAGACATGCATCGAGCCACCCTAAGTAGTTACCTAATAGGTGACATTAAATCAATTGGATATTgtcaatgaaagaaaaagaactaaagtaaataaattaacGTGGCCATAAAACGGagtatgttttcttttaaaatcaaAAATGCAAGTAATGCAACATTTGAGCGTATGTTACAGGATCAACAACAATACGTCTTAACTTAAAAAtgtcaatgaaaaaatgtaaattccaattgaaaaaaaatacaataaatgatgCACTGCATATGATAATCTGATGTGATTGTTGGATCTGATGATGTCTTTCTGATGCTTGACACTAAATGGTTAAAAGTCACCCACGTTCACACGCACACGGATGTGACTTTCCAGTTTCTATtgacatgcacacgcacacacagacacacacaggggCTTGTCGCTGTCCGTCCAAATGTGGGTGCTGAAACATCCAAGGCAGACGCACGGAACAGTGGCTTGCTAGAACCACTGTCCACGGTCCTGAAAAGAAAAACTCCAGAGAAGGGAGggtagaaaaagaagaaaaaaaggtgcaTTGTAATCCCCCAAAATGAGGCACCAGGAAAAAAgataactgaaaaaaaaatcctccaagACCATCTCCTTGCTGCAAAATTCACATTTTGATCCTCTTCACTGTGAGTAATCCTCCAGGATCCCTCGCCTTCCTTATGTGTATACGCAGATGTGTTTGCTTTTATTACAGAACACCATTTATTTAACACGTCTGTCTGATGTAATGGTATACATACTTAGTTTAGAGGGATTCCAACTTCACATATCCTGCGGCGTGTTCTGTTGTGGCCCGCTACGTCCTGCTCACTGTCCGATGCCGGGCTGCGGGGAAAAGCAGCACAAGTAGAGGTGAGGGATCCGTTCAAAAGCAAATAGACGAACCAGAGATAAAAATGTAGCAAACAGGGGAGGTTCTTGCCAACTGCTGCATACTCAGAGGAGCTGTTTCTATTTTGAATTACAACAAAAAGGTGTGTGATTTGCCAAATCCTCTCTTTCTCTACTGTTCAGTTCAGTCGCACTTGTGGAAAGAGATGCCAAGCATAATGCAGCATTCTTTGCTCGTGTGCAGAATGGAACACGACTATAAGGCACGATTATATGTTAGTGGGTAAAGTTGACATCAATGCATGCACGACACACAGATGCACACGCATTCAAAAAGGTAATCACCGACTCTGTGCACAAACCAAACATCTGTCAACTCACCTTAGGTTTGTGCCGCAGCTGGAAAGCATTGAAAGAAATAAGAATGCAAGAAAACAGAAGAGCAATAGTTTCGATGCTGTTAGATTCCTCTTCGTTCCCCATCCCCTGCTCTCCTCACCCTCTCCTCTCCCCGTGgtgagaggaggaagaggagagatgAAGACGTGAGAGGAATGTGCAATCTGTTTTCACTCTCTGGTGACTCTGACACTCTCCCCCTTCTTCTTCCCACTCTCCTGTTTTGCTTAAAATGCAAGTCCTCGACTCCAGAGCTCGTgctgcttcttcctccttcctCAGCCTCCTCCCGGCTGAGTGCGCTCGACGACTGCGCAGCCGGGTAAGGATGTTCTCCTCAGGACCGCGTCCTCGTTAAACGCAAGCAGATATGGAGACAGAACAGATCTGTTGCTTTTATTTATCTTTCTCAAGCTGTCTCTTGTCTTTTTCCACTCATTGCAAAAAATGCTTGCTGTCGTGCGTCAGAGGAGAGATGAGGAGGGACTGAGCCAGCCAgtgaggtggaggtggagggaGGGAAATTGTGAGAGGCAcgggagagagagaaagagaggaggaggatgagggggTAAAGAGTGATGAGACCGTTTGGATGCTTTGAAGAGGAGGAGAGAAGTGGAGCACGTTTGCTTTCGTgcaccaagaaaaaaaaatagggaGCGCGTCGTGAGGCATGAGTGAGACCTGTGGATGGCACTCACTctctcactctcactctcaTTCTCACTCCattctattttatttgcatTCTTCGGTATCATTGAGACTCGTGCTACAGGAGTTGGCATCGCTCACTCCGCTGTGATGACGACAGCGGGTGGCCACGACTATTTAAAGCAAGAGGGGGAGAGGCGTGGAGCACTTCATGCTGCCCCCCCCCTCCTTCTTTCCACTCTGCTTGCCTTCCCGCGCCTCGCCTCCAGCGGGCAACACGCGTCCGTTCTTTGGCAGCAGAAACAAAGTGAGCCAAAGCTCAGACAGAGACAACATCACGATTTGCACCGTTAATTGCTCCGCAAAGAAGGACGATGGCAGCCACGTGCAAGCTTGTCAGAAATGAGAAAATACGAGTCCATTTGTATCCCTCAAGGTACAAATCCACATGAATGTACCACGTATGGCTGATTATGGGACTCCAAGGTATATACTTAATTCCAAATTAGttgattacatttatttgactTGATTAACCCCGGGGAAAGTATATTTACACTGCTGGACCGTGTCACATTCAGGGCAAATCCCCCAAAAATGATTTTACAGACATGCAGACCAAAAGGAAATGTTTTGA is drawn from Dunckerocampus dactyliophorus isolate RoL2022-P2 chromosome 12, RoL_Ddac_1.1, whole genome shotgun sequence and contains these coding sequences:
- the slitrk3a gene encoding SLIT and NTRK-like protein 3 translates to MLWVTLLSTIALGWTTPIPLLEDSEEIDEPCFEPCYCEVKEGIFHVHCDSKGFTNVSQIAQIWSRPFKLNLQRNSMRKLYFNSFLHLNNAISINLGNNALQDIHAGAFNGLGILKRLFLHENKLEIFRNDTFLGLESLEYLQADYNVIKRIESGAFRHLHKLRVLILNDNLIPVLPNYLFRSVSLTHLDLRGNRLKTLPYKGTLEYVGRSLMEIQLEENPWNCVCEIVQLKTWLERIPYTALVGEITCEYPFHLHGKDLREIKRSELCPLLSDSEIEAKLGIPRIPFSNENTWPTKPSSMLSSFHNTASSAMKPTKRPRPTRNPPTPRSIYPGINQPPVAGYQTRPPIPIICPVGCLCNLHINDLGLTVNCKEKGFHNISDLLPRPLNAKKLYLSGNLIQKIYRSDFWNFSSLDLLHLGNNRISYVQEGAFINLPNLKSLYLNGNDIERLTPGMFRGLQMLSYLYFEYNVIREIQANSFSLMPNLQLVFLNDNLLRSLPDDVFAGTNLARLNLRNNYFLSLPVRGVLEHLTSIVQIDLHQNPWECSCDIIPLKQWLEKLSSVIVVGDVICKTPEFAVGKDLRSLEVEVLCPELKYSSGPLPAQPGGHDLTTGSAGMGKAGGRDAVPLSVLILSLLILFISAVFVAAGLFAFVLRRRKKMPFRKRSEVDLTGIQMQCRIFEDAPRQSSVGNTSTLEKPTPSLPTHTHPSHTHSHGHVYDYIPHPVTQMCNNPIYKPREGEIAATAEDRSHFSAKKDNGSSGSSSSNNYRTLLEKEREWSLAVSNSQLNTIVAVNHTTADLAGLHENGGLCPTVIDSQRPTPTVGFVDCLYGTAPKLKDMHVAHAHPPGMQYPDLQQDARLKETLLFTAGKGCYPDPSQSDYLELRAKLQTKPDYLEVLEKSYRF